Below is a window of Micromonas commoda chromosome 14, complete sequence DNA.
gcgacgcgtcgggacCGCCCGAGCCGGGTGAGGCGGAGGGTCGAGGCCGCGTTTCAACGCCTCGCACCCGCGGTTGttcgcgatggcggacgGTAACGCGGAAGGTGCGCCCGAacccgcggacccgcgcgtcctcgccgccccccccACCGCGCGATTGCAAATCAAATCAAACGACAAAGTGCCCACTCACGCCTCGCGTctccctcctcgtccccgtcccatctcccaggcggcggcggcggcggcaacgttcgcgtcgcggtgcGATGCCGACCGTTCAACGCCCGCGAGAAGCAGCTCGGCTCTCCGTGCGTCCTCCGCATGGCCGACAAGACCACGACCATCGTCAACcccgtcaccggcgacgagaagACGTTCACGTTCGATTACTCCTTCTGGTCGCACGACCCGTCGTCCACGgacccgccgttcgcgtcccaGCAGGACGTCTTCGACagcgtgggcgcggacgtcctgGAGAACGCGTGGCGCGGGTACAACGTGTGCCTGTTCGCCTACGGACAGACGGGCAGCGGTAAGTCGTATTCCATGGTTGgctgcggcgacgccgccacggaGGGCATCGTGCCCAAGGCGTGCCGCGAGATCTTCGCGCGGCTTGACAAAACCCGCGGACAAAAGGCCCAGGTGGAGGTGACCATGATCGAGATCTACAACGAGCGCGTGAGGGACCTGCtggacgtcgcgacgaacgccaACCCGTTCGAGACGTCGGAAGCGGCGGGTCTGAAGGTCCGGACGCATCCAACCGTCGGATCGTACGTGGAGGGTCTGACGCCGTGCGCGGTGAGGGACtacgacgaggtggaggcgctcatggcgcgcggggcggcggcgaggacggtggcggcgacgaacatgaacgccgggtcgtcgagggcgcaCACCATCGTCGAGTTGAGGGTTCGGCGGTGGGAaagcgacggcgtcgaggtttCGAGTCGGATATCGCTGGTGGACCTCGCGGGTTCGGAGcggtcggacgcggcggggtcgagcGGCACGCGCCtgaaggagggcgccgcgatcAACAAgtcgctctccgcgctggGTAACTGCAtagccgcgctggcggagcgAAGCTCGGGGAAAGGGAGCTCGACGAAGCAGATCCCGTACCGTGATTCCACGCTGACGCTGCTGCTGAAGGACTCGCTCGGCGGCAACTCTCGGACGGTcatgatcgccgcgctgtcacccgccgcggtcaactACGAGGAGACGCTGTCGACGCTGCGCTACGCGGACAGGGCGCGGCACATCGTCAgcagcgccgtcgtcaaCCGCAAAAAACAAAACCTAGTCACCGACAACCCCTTGTTCGACGATTCCGTCCGACCGCAGTCGGCGATTC
It encodes the following:
- a CDS encoding predicted protein, giving the protein GGNVRVAVRCRPFNAREKQLGSPCVLRMADKTTTIVNPVTGDEKTFTFDYSFWSHDPSSTDPPFASQQDVFDSVGADVLENAWRGYNVCLFAYGQTGSGKSYSMVGCGDAATEGIVPKACREIFARLDKTRGQKAQVEVTMIEIYNERVRDLLDVATNANPFETSEAAGLKVRTHPTVGSYVEGLTPCAVRDYDEVEALMARGAAARTVAATNMNAGSSRAHTIVELRVRRWESDGVEVSSRISLVDLAGSERSDAAGSSGTRLKEGAAINKSLSALGNCIAALAERSSGKGSSTKQIPYRDSTLTLLLKDSLGGNSRTVMIAALSPAAVNYEETLSTLRYADRARHIVSSAVVN